A stretch of DNA from bacterium:
CCAGCGCATCGGGATCGCGCGGGCGCTCGCGCTCAGGCCGAAGCTGATCGTCGCCGACGAGCCGGTCTCTTCGCTGGATGTCTCGATCCAGGCGCAGGTCGTGAACCTCATGCTCGATCTCCAGCAGGAGTTCGGCCTCGCGTACCTGTTCATCTCCCACGACCTGAGCCTGGTCGAGCGCATCAGCGACGACGTCGCCGTGATGTACCTCGGCCGCATCGTCGAGACCGCGCCGGCAGCCGAGCTCTACGCCCGCCCGCGCCACCCCTACACCGAGGCGCTGCTCGCCGCCGTCCCCGTCCCCGACCCGGCGCGGCGCGAGCAGCGGCGGGCGCTGCTCGGCGGCGACGTGCCGAGCCCGATCACGCCGCCGCCGGGGTGCCCCTTCCACCCGCGCTGCCCGATCCGCGGCAAGGGGTGCGACGAGGAGATGCCGCCGGTGAGCACGGCGGGCCCCGGGCACACCTACCGCTGCTGGTACCGGTGAGAAAAGGGGACAGATCTGTTTTCCATGAAGACCCCTGAGCGGTGTTCTGCCGGCGAGGAAAGTAGATCTGTCCCCTTTTCGGGCGCCATCGTCGTCCGCGGCGCGCGCGAGCACAACCTCAAGAACATCTCGCTCGACATCCCCCGCGACCGCCTCGTCGTGATCACCGGCGTCTCCGGCTCCGGCAAGTCCTCGCTGGCCTTCGACACGATCTACGCCGAGGGGCAGCGCCGCTACGTCGAGTCGCTCTCGGCCTACGCGCGCCAGTTCCTCGAGCTCATGGAGAAGCCGGACGTCGACGTCATCGAGGGGCTCTCGCCGGCGATCTCGATCGAGCAGCGCACCCTCTCGCGCAACCCGCGCTCCACCGTCGGCACCGTCACGGAGATCTATGACTACCTGCGCCTGCTCTACGCGCGGGTCGGGCGGCCGGCCTGCTGGAAGTGCGGCCGCGAGATCGCCTCGCAGGGGGCCGAGCAGATCACCGACCGGGTCCTGGCGCTGCCCGCGGGGACGCGCGTGCACGTGCTCGCCCCGCTCGTGCGCGGGCGCAAGGGCGACGGCCAGCGCACCTTCGAGGACGTGCGCCGCAAGGGCTACGTGCGCGTGCGGGTCGACGGCCAGCTGCGCGAGCTCGGCGGGGAGATCGCGCTCGACCGGAAGCGCAAGCACACGATCGAGGCGGTGGTCGACCGGCTGGTGGTCGCGCCGGAGGCGCGCTCGCGCCTCACCGCCTCGGTCGAGGCGGCCCTCGCCCTCGGCGACGGGCTGGTGGTGGTCGAGGAGGTCGGCGCCCGCGACCACCTCTTCTCCTCGCGCCTGGCCTGC
This window harbors:
- a CDS encoding ABC transporter ATP-binding protein, which encodes MASGLLSVRGLVKYFPVRGGFWQRPVGWVHAVESVDFDIAPGRTLSLVGETGCGKSTVGRCVLRLIEPTGGEVLFEGADLLRLGREELRRIRRQMQIIFQDPYSSLNPRMSVLATVGEPLLLHGTVPRDRIEAEVIALLERVGLRAEDRLRYPHEFSGGQRQRIGIARALALRPKLIVADEPVSSLDVSIQAQVVNLMLDLQQEFGLAYLFISHDLSLVERISDDVAVMYLGRIVETAPAAELYARPRHPYTEALLAAVPVPDPARREQRRALLGGDVPSPITPPPGCPFHPRCPIRGKGCDEEMPPVSTAGPGHTYRCWYR